A region of Pyxidicoccus parkwaysis DNA encodes the following proteins:
- a CDS encoding helix-turn-helix transcriptional regulator has product MSQPFCAYETPDSPHARPPGIERYFIHGRRFAGEMHHHPVWEIGLLEAGVVTTETDSRLYTQGAGSHGALFFVPPGAPHAASADPRHLPMLRSLHLEPHVVTRALEGISRRPVRLPTEVTALEGARAAHSFLRFHQRLGEGASQLEWETWLVEALVDLFVLRDEDAVLYPVGLEARAVRRAREYLHAHATERVSLEDLAQAVGLSKYHLARVFARETGLPPHTYVQRLRLARALPQLRQGAPAGEVAYALGFADQAHFARTFKDSYGLTPRAYARGA; this is encoded by the coding sequence ATGTCCCAGCCCTTCTGCGCCTACGAGACTCCCGACAGTCCCCACGCCCGGCCGCCCGGCATCGAGCGGTACTTCATCCACGGCCGCCGCTTCGCCGGGGAGATGCACCACCACCCCGTCTGGGAGATTGGCCTCCTGGAGGCCGGCGTCGTCACCACGGAGACGGACTCGCGCTTGTACACGCAGGGCGCCGGCTCACACGGGGCCCTCTTCTTCGTCCCACCGGGCGCACCGCACGCGGCCTCCGCGGACCCGCGCCACCTGCCCATGCTGCGCAGCCTCCACCTGGAGCCCCACGTCGTCACCCGGGCGCTGGAGGGCATCTCCCGCCGTCCGGTGCGGTTGCCCACCGAGGTGACGGCGCTGGAGGGCGCTCGTGCCGCGCACAGCTTCCTGCGCTTCCACCAGCGCCTGGGCGAAGGCGCCTCCCAGCTCGAATGGGAGACGTGGTTGGTGGAAGCCCTGGTGGACCTCTTCGTCCTGCGTGACGAAGACGCCGTGCTCTACCCCGTGGGTCTGGAGGCCCGCGCCGTGCGCCGCGCCCGCGAGTACCTGCACGCCCACGCCACCGAGCGCGTGTCGCTGGAGGACCTGGCCCAGGCCGTGGGGCTGAGCAAGTACCACCTGGCGCGCGTCTTCGCGCGAGAGACGGGCCTGCCTCCGCACACGTACGTGCAGCGGCTGCGGCTCGCGCGCGCCCTGCCCCAACTGCGCCAGGGTGCTCCGGCGGGCGAGGTGGCGTACGCGCTGGGCTTCGCCGACCAGGCCCACTTCGCGCGCACCTTCAAGGACTCGTACGGCCTGACGCCCCGGGCCTATGCGCGAGGCGCCTGA
- a CDS encoding endonuclease/exonuclease/phosphatase family protein — protein sequence MRIPRLAALLLLAACGSGPAPAPARYKAMTFNVLYSASFEDVEKSVDAIEAAKPDVLCLRELTPRFASAFERRLGKEYSQRRLESRQGTWGVGIATRHKLLRTEVFPERPHRLPAMEADVLVDGHRLKVVCVHLMAPGARHKKDEGLLESLPKNAALRDKQGRALMDRYAKVKLPLLLLGDMNETRGGDAMKAFAAAGFTHACDGPDADCGPTWPVTPGGLLAFTEIDHVLARGLTLSGAQVLQVGGSDHYPVEARFDFAP from the coding sequence ATGCGAATCCCACGTCTCGCGGCGCTCCTGCTCCTGGCGGCCTGCGGTAGCGGACCCGCGCCCGCTCCAGCTCGCTACAAGGCCATGACGTTCAACGTCCTCTACTCCGCCTCGTTCGAGGACGTGGAGAAGTCCGTGGACGCCATCGAGGCGGCGAAGCCGGATGTCCTCTGCCTGCGGGAGCTGACACCTCGCTTTGCATCGGCCTTCGAGCGGAGACTGGGCAAGGAGTACTCGCAGCGGAGACTCGAGTCTCGACAGGGAACATGGGGCGTGGGCATCGCCACCCGGCACAAGCTGCTGCGCACGGAGGTCTTTCCCGAGCGGCCCCACCGGCTGCCGGCGATGGAAGCGGACGTGCTGGTGGATGGACACCGGCTCAAGGTGGTCTGCGTCCACCTGATGGCGCCGGGCGCACGGCACAAGAAGGACGAGGGCCTGCTGGAGTCCCTGCCGAAGAACGCGGCCCTGCGCGACAAGCAGGGCCGGGCACTCATGGATCGCTACGCGAAGGTGAAGCTACCGCTGCTGCTGCTCGGCGACATGAACGAGACACGCGGAGGCGACGCGATGAAGGCCTTCGCCGCCGCTGGCTTCACGCATGCCTGTGATGGACCGGACGCGGACTGCGGTCCGACCTGGCCCGTGACACCGGGTGGCCTCCTGGCCTTCACGGAAATCGACCACGTCCTCGCGCGAGGGCTCACGCTGTCCGGAGCGCAGGTCCTGCAAGTGGGAGGCTCGGACCACTACCCCGTCGAGGCACGCTTCGACTTCGCCCCTTGA